Proteins co-encoded in one Coregonus clupeaformis isolate EN_2021a chromosome 17, ASM2061545v1, whole genome shotgun sequence genomic window:
- the LOC121532780 gene encoding phospholipase A and acyltransferase 1-like, whose product MDRKSATSTMASNDPNLLDPLGTPQPGDLIEIFRPAYQHWALYLGDGYIINLTPVDESQAVAISSVKSVFSRKAVVRMQLLKEVVGDDSYRVNNKYDDNHTPLPVDDIIQRSQVLIGQEVSYDLLGSNCEHFVTLLRYGEGVSEQATRAISLVTAAASAFSVLGLINTRSRNRPF is encoded by the exons ATGGACAGAAAAAGTGCAACCTCTACT ATGGCCTCTAATGACCCCAATCTTCTTGACCCCCTTGGAACCCCCCAGCCTGGTGACCTCATTGAGATCTTCAGACCGGCCTATCAGCACTGGGCTCTGTACCTGGGAGATGGTTATATCATCAACTTGACACCTGTTG ATGAGAGTCAGGCAGTGGCCATCTCCAGTGTGAAGTCTGTTTTCAGTCGGAAGGCAGTGGTCCGAATGCAGCTTCTAAAGGAAGTGGTTGGAGATGACTCGTACCGGGTCAACAACAAATACGACGACAACCACACTCCATTGCCCGTCGATGACATAATTCAGCGATCTCAAGTCCTCATTGGCCAGGAGGTGTCTTATGACCTGTTGGGCAGTAACTGCGAGCACTTTGTCACCTTGCTGCGCTACGGGGAGGGGGTATCTGAGCAG GCCACAAGGGCCATCAGTTTGGTGACGGCTGCAGCAAGTGCCTTCTCTGTTCTTGGACTGATCAACACACGCTCCAGAAACAGACCCTTCTGA